The genomic interval TGACCTGCAGTGCTTCCTGATGAGGATGAACCCATATTTGCAAGATTTAACAATTCATCTAAACCTTCAACATCTGATGGAGGtactaatggtggtggtggagtatctTCACAGAGGGTGCTTGTTCGTGGCATAAGAGGTGATGCTTCAGGTAAAGGTGGAGGAAGGTCATTTGTAAaagcactatcatcatcatccattactggaggaggcagtggaggcaaATCACTGCACATTCCAGAAGACGAGACATGCTCTGTAGTGCTAACATCCTCTACAAGAGGTGCACTTTCTTGCTGAATATCATTATGTAAATTATCTAACATATAAAGTGGATTAACAGTTTCTTGTGGCTGGTTTTCAGCTTCTTCTACCAATAAAGGTGCAGGAAGGTCTACTGAACCAAGACTGCTAAATGCAACTGGGGATGTTTCTCTCTCTGGAGTGGGTGGCTGGGGTGGCAATATTTCATCCTCATCCAATGAAGTTGAAATAATTTCATTTCGATTCTCATTAAGCATTGAAAATGTTTGTTCACGTATGGTTCCTTCTAGAGAGGACACTGTTTCCTCTACATCATGAACCAATGGCTGAGAAGACTGTTTATCTGGACTTTCTAAGCGAGATGTAGAAGGCTGAGAAAAATGGCTTGCTTCAGTTGGAGACACTTCTTTATTAATGATCTCTTCCTGTTGGAGAGAAGGTTCTGTATCAGAGCCAACTATTAGCACTAATGTTTTTGTTTCCACACTGGATTCTGGAGATGGTGACACTTTAGGAGCAGAGCTTACCACTGATGAGGTTATTTCTCCCTCTGAACTTATCACCTCTGGAAAATGTATATTTTCATCAGGACTTTTTGCTAGGGGGGATGATGGTCTATCTGAAAATCTCACCATAGGTGAAAATTCAATATCTGGGCTTGGACTTCTTGTCAGTGGTGGAGTCTCTCCATCTGGGGTCTGTACCATCTGAGAGTCTTTCAAGGCTTGATCTAAACTCTCTACCAAAGGTGGGGAGACTTTTGCACTGTTCATCATAGGTGGAGAGTCCATGTCAGGACTTGGACTTTTCATCATTGGTGGAGTTTCTTTATCTGAACTAGTCATCAATGGAGGGGGTTCTATATCTGGACTCATCAACAGTGGTGATCCCTTATCTGGACTCTTCATTAATGGTGGAGAAGATACCTTATCTGGACTCTTCATTAATGGTGGAGATACCTTATCTGGACTTTTCATCAATGGTGGAGGAGATACCTTATCTGGACTTTTCATCAATGGTGGAGGAGATACCTTATCTGGACTTTTCATCAATGGTGGAGGAGATACCTTATCTGGACTTTTCATCAATGGTGGAGGAGATACCTTATCTGGACTTTTCATCAATGGTGGAGATTCTTTATCAGGACTCTTCACTAATGGTGGAGATCCCTTATCAGGACTTTTCATTAATGGAGTGGATTCCTTATCTGGACTCTTCATCAGTGGTGGAGGAGATGCCTTATCTGGACTTTTCATCAATGGTGGAGGAGATTCCTTATCTGGACTTTTCATCAATGGTGGAGAGCCCATGTCTGGACTTTTCATTAATGGTGGAGGAGATCCCTTATCTGGACTCTtcattaatggtggtggtgatcccTTATCAGGACTCTCcatcaatggtggtggtggtgatactttaTCTGGACTTTTCATCAATGGTGGAGATCCTTTAGGACTCTTTACCATTGGTGGAGATCCATTAGGACTCTTCACTAGTGGTGGAGAACCTGTACCATTGTTCACCACTGGTGGAGAATCTGGTGGTGATTCACTTGAACTCCTTGAAGATGGTGGGGTTACATTGGTAATTTTCACAGATGGTGGAGATATTTTAGGATTCCTTAGTGTTGGAGATTCTTTGGGACTCCTTGGTGCTGGTGGAGTTCCTTTAGGACTCCTTAGTGCTGATGGAGATTCTTTGGGGCTCCTTGGTAATGGTGGAGTTTCTTTAGGACTCCTTAGTGCTGGTGGAGATTCTCTGGGGCTCCTTGGTGCTGGTGGAGATCCTTCAGGACTCCTTAGTGCTAAAGGAGATTCTTCAGGACTCCTTGGTGCTACAGGAGAATCTTTAGGACTCCTTGGTGCTATGGGAGATCCATTTAGACTCTTTACTGATGACAGAGAAACCTTATCAGGACTCTTTAATGAAGGAGATTTCCTTTCAGGTGATGATAATGGTAGACTCTCTGGCTTTTTCAAGGGTAATGGTAAATCCCTATCTTCTTCAGAATCTTCTGTTATAGCTTCTTTTAAATCTTTACCATTTATGGGAGGTATAAAATAACTATCTAAATCGCTCTCTAAAAGACCAACAGCTCTCAAGCTTTCGACTTCTGAGTTCTTGTCCAATGCCTGTTTCTTTTCTGGACTTGTACTTGCTTTCTGTACACTTGCATACAAGGGAGTGTCCTGTTGGCTGATATTCTTGAGAGGCTTATCAATCTTTTCATAGGGAGGATAATTCTCTTGGGTGTCATAGTCTCGCACAAATTCATACGTACTTTCATTCTCAACCTTAACTACTTCATAACCAGGTTCTACATCCCCATCACTTGATTGCCAACTTGTAAATTTGAGTTGTTCATAATTTGGGTCATTTTCCGAGGTGGTTCGTGTGTGATGGATAGCACCTTGTAGTTCTTCATACCCAGGATCTCCAAATTCACTTGTGAGTTTTCCTTTAACAATTTCATAACCAGGGTCAGATGCTTCTGCTCTATGATGTGTTACAGTTTCATAGCCAGGCTCATCATCCTCTTGATTTTTGTCATGAGAAACTGTTTCATAACCAGGTTCTGAACTTTGCAGTTTAGCTTCACCAGTGACTGTTTCATACCCTGGTTCATATTCTCTGTGCTTCAGTGTTTCATAACCAGGTTCTGACTCAATGTCTGAGGTTTGTTTTACTGTTTCATAACCAGGATAATTCTCCTCTGGTCTTTCAACACTAGCATATGGAGGTTCAGAATTTTTCACAGTTTCATAGCCAGGATCAGATCCTCCTGAGTAGAAGTTGGTGGGGAGTTGTGGTATTATTTCATAATTAGGATTAGGTAGTGTTGgctgtgaatgttgtgtagtgtttcCCCATACACCCGTCTTCTCGTAAGACTTGGCTCGACTAATTGATGTAACCACTTCGTGGTTGCGAGTTTCAACAAGACTGCGTGTCATTGATCCCAGGTCGACTGACTGCCGTGGGGTTGTTGGAGGAGATGAAGCATGGGAGCCCCAACGAGCACCACCAATATCCATAGAACCTCTTCGTGAAGATGAAACACTGCCAGCATCACTCTCACCTCCTCCACCAGAACTGTCCCCACGGGAATGTCCTGGACGCTGCTTTTTCATTACCTAAAAATAAGTATATACGTAATTAAAATGTAAACAAGTGTTCTCAGGAACACATTATTCAAATAAATGTTTAAAATAAGATTACTCACACATGTGCATGCACACAAGAAACACACCTACACGCACATGCATGTGCTcaaacacaagcacatgcacacacatcacTAGAACAGAGTGTACGTTTTTTTCACTGGCTGTGGGCAATGGCAACACTCAAGAACAAGAAAACAGGAAACTAGAGGCTGGGTTGAAATACATGATGGACAAAGACTGGGAAAATGCTTCTTGATCTTCACATAGAGATATATGATAAAGTGAAGAGAATAGTGGAAGATGGCAAGGCACAAGAGAAAAGGGTAATTGCCACTGAGGAAAAAATGCATCACTTGGAAGACAGAATTAGAAGAGATGAGGGAAAGGTGTGAGGTGGAGATATTACCAAGTTCAACAGGTGTAGAGCCAGAACGAAGGGCTGAGGGAACAAGCAAGACTTTTGCAGAAATGCTCTCAGGAAGCCAGGAGGTGAAGGATATGATATGAAGAACAGCAAACTGATAACAAGACAATGAACTCTGGAAAGAAAGGAAGTGGGAAGAGAGATGGTGGTCACTGATTATGGCCTCCAAAAGACTGAAGAGATGACAACTGATATACTGACAGTGAATGAAAAGGATGTCCATAACATCGTTGAACATGCTGAGGCTgaggtagaaaattttcagagGATAAAGAAGTACACAAAGGATGAAATATGACCAGTCACACTGACCCAAACAGCAGAAATGGCACAAAATTGAGTCTCAAGATGGAAATCACTGTTGAGGAGAACTGACAAATATCATCACGTACCTTGACTGGGACAGAATATTACAGGAGAGGGAACAACTGAGGGAagagcataaaaaaaaaaggcagacaGGCTGGAGAACTAGTGAATGCAATGACATGTGCAGAAGCTCCACCTCTGAGGAAACACAATGCTCAATTACACCAGCAGGAAGCCCTGCTTCATGTGAAGCACCAAGCTCCAACACCTATGGACTCTCAAACTCCAACCCCCACCTCACTCAAAAACAGTAACTCTAAACAAATCCTACCCTTAACCCCATACCCCTCACCTACACCCCCCCCCAATCCAAACCCCTATCAGTGCAGGATCCTTCCTCACAACCCCCTCCTCATCCCAGTCCCAAACCTACCTACCCTTTACTCCCTACCTACGGGGTaatagtaactccacacctcctcgtAATTTCTACACTACAaaatctctgcataatatttacacacacgttgcccttagacacgacatctccactgcctccagccacctcctccttgctgcagcatttacaacccatgcttcacacccatataagagtgttggtaccactatactcttgtacattcccttctttgcctacatggataacattttttgtctccataggTACCTCAATGCACCGCTCACCgtctttccttcatcaattctatggttaacctcgtccttcataaacccatctgctgacaaatctacttccaaatatctgaacacattcacttcttccatactccctccctccaatgtgatatccaattttctttACTTAACTCGCCCGATACCCTCATCGCCTCACACttatctatgtttactttcaactttctacctgtacacaccctcccaaactcattcaCTAACTTTTGCAAGTTCTCTTtacaatctcccaaaagcacagtatcatcagcaaaaagtaactgtgtcaactcccattttgtatttgattccctataatttaatccccaAAAGGatgttttaggagtgaagaagagcaggatgtgagtatgggggaggtgcgtgaggcattacgtagaatgaaagggggtaaagcagctggaactgacgggctcatgacagaaatgttaaaagctgggagggatacagtgttggagtggttggtatttttgtttaataaatgtatgaaagaggggaaggtacctagggattggcagagagcatgtatagtccctttatataaagggaagggggacaaaagagattgcaaaaattatagaggaataagtttactgagtgtaggtagtaggttggtagacagcaaccacccagggaggtactaccgtccttccaagtgaatgtaaaacaaaagcctgtaattgttttacatgatggtaggattgctggtgtttttttttgtctgtctcataaatatgcaagattgtAAACATgtgtgtcttgctacttctgcttacacttaggtcacactagacatacatgtacaagcatatatatacacacccctctgggttttctgctattttctttctagttcttgttcttgtttatttcctcttatctccatggggaagtggaacagaattcttcctccgtaagccatgcgtgttgtaagaggcgactgaaatgccgggagcaaggggctagtaaccccttctcctgtatatattactaaatctgaaaggagaaactttcgtttttccttttgggccaccccacctcggtgggatacggctggtacattgaaagaagaagaagtttactgagtataccaggaaaagtgtacggtagggttataattcaaagaattagaggtaagacagaatgtagggttgcggatgagcaaggaggttttagagtgggtaggggatgtgtagatcaagtgtttacattgaagcatatatgtgaacagtattcagataaaggtagggaagttttcattgcatttatggatttagaaaaggcatatgacagattggataggggagcaatgtagtagatgctgcaagtgtatggaataggtagtaagttactaaatgctgtaaagagtttttatgaggatagtaaggctcaggttagggtatacaGGAGAGAgcgagattatttcccagtaaaagtaggtcttagacagggatgtgtaatgtcaccatggctgtttaacatatttatagatgagggttgtaaaagaagtaaatgctagtgttggggaaaggggtgggattaaattatggggaatcaaatacaaaatgggatatgacagttactttttgctgatgacactgtgtttttgggagattctaaagttgcaaaggttagtggacgagtttgggagggtgtgtacaAGTAGaatgttgaaagtgaacatagataagagtaaggtgatgaggttatcaaatgatttagataaagaaaaattggatatcacattggagggagggagtatagaagaagtgaatgttttcagatatttgggagttgactcatcagcagatgggtttatgaaggatgaggttaaccatagaactgatgaaggaaaaaaggtgagtggtgcattgaggtatctgtggaaacaaaaaaatgttatctattccaagaagggaatgtatgagagtatagtggtaccaacacttatataggtgtgaagcatgggttgtaaatgctgcagcgaggaggaggctggaggcagtggagatgtcgtgtctaaggacaatgtgcggtgtaaatattatgcagagatttcatagtgtggaaattgcgaggaggtgtggagttactaaaagtattagtcagagggctgaagaggggttgttgatgtgatttgatcatttagagactggaacaaagtagaatgacttggagagtgtataaatctgtaggggaaggaaggcggggtaggggtcatcctcgaaaaggttggagggagggggtaaaggaggttttgtgggagacgggcttggacttccagcaagtgtgcgtgaacgtgtttgataggagtgaatggagacaaatggtttttgggtcctaatgagcagggtaatattttgtgaagggattcagggaaactggttagccggactcgagtcctggaaatgggaagtacaatgcctgctctttaaaggaggggtctgggatattggcagttcagAGAAACATCTAAATTGACGTATTTGAGcgcctctgtaaagacagtgattgtgtatgagtgatggcgaaagtgttgaatgatgaaagttttttttctttttgagtcaccctgcctccctgggaaatggccgatgtgttaaaaaaaaaaaataaataaacagaaGTACTCAAAGGTACTTGAATAAGCACTAGCGGAAGAAGGAAAGTGATCTACTGAGAGGTGTAAACGTAAGTGTGCCTTGCCAGGGTAGGTAACATAACAATTGATCACTCTTCTATCAGCTTCCCTGCATTTTGTCAATCCTTGGAATTTTTTGTTACACATTCAGTTTCATTTTAGAAGCAAGATCTTTACATATAATAAAAGTTGAATAGCCTATTCATGTCAGAAGTGATTTTGCAACATTTTCACTTTTAGACATGTTCAACTGCATATGGCATACTGTTTGTGTCTAAAAATTCAGTCTCAAAGTAACCCCATGTCATTCTGATGGATATTTTTTATTACCATAAATTTTTCAATAGCAACCTCCCACCATGAAAATTAGCGAGAGCTTCAACAAAATGATAAATTGTTAGCACAATGTTAAACTATCTGAGGTCCTGTGTTTATGTTATTTACTGAAGGTTATGCATCTGGGGATGCAATCTACATTATCATCAGTTATGGGAAAATGCTAAAACCTTAGGGCTATACAGCTCCTGGGATATGggaagtaatcagatttgatgCAAGGGGAGGGTAGTTCCAatcccttgaatcaagagcccttcagcattaATGCACCCCTCTTAAAGGGATGGGGTCTAGAACTTAACCTCTATTTAATATGGTAACTATGATCTAATCTCTGAATGACTCTTTCTAGGAAGGCAGCCTCTCATTCAGTGAAGGAGCATTGTACTGTATAGGATAGATACCACAAAAGGCAAGAATATAATACATACCTTTGCATACATTTCTTCAAGTGCTCGTTGTGTGGGTCTCTCAATAGGAGGAACACTTCGCGGGGGGGAATGTGGGGGCTGGGGAGAGGGGCCTGAGTAGAGGCTAGTGTCTCCCTGAGGTAAAGGTGGCAGAGGAGATCGAGTACCTCTCTTCTCTGCTCCAGGGCTTCCCATTACTGTGCTAGCAGCACTACTTGAAGAAGCTGCAAACAAATAAATTCAATATTAAACaagaaaaattaaaataaacTGAATGTTACACTTTCATTTTACAGTAGCAAGTGGATCATGGATGTTCAAGGGGTCCAGGCACTCAGAGTTGAAGTAAGAACTGTAATCAGGCTCGATAGTATTTTATATATGGAAGAAAGTAGTAATGTTGACAGCACACTCACTCAGTACACACAGCACAAAATACTCTCTTAGTTCAGTATGGAAAATTTAATTTTTGGAAAATTCTAAAACTACTTACCACATGGAATGTCTTGATATACAATAACTAGAAACTGTAGTCAACACAGTttcaatcaaaaaaaaaaaaatatatgactaCACAATTTTTTTCTAA from Cherax quadricarinatus isolate ZL_2023a chromosome 47, ASM3850222v1, whole genome shotgun sequence carries:
- the LOC128696475 gene encoding uncharacterized protein yields the protein MVGVGARGAAWALGGAYAPPHGAGHNTLLDVLGGEPGGPPLDGASLTVALDVVQAWAVLITVGFTLVLFFFLAFCVCAKKDDGFDEFELTQGITTVKVCHDGGENGLGSYPRINGSNTPRVSDDVSEASSRCTLKRELPAIPLSAQPDPSSVECNVERTQSQHSSDLYAAVGEANDAGGSGIGKVIGGVQVLPAGAIGPDGRAAIIRDPAHTSPTDTSAAPPHTDSTAVSGIGTAAHPYAKVKKNHPYAHVKLPKKDHPYAKVVRDDSEDPETDTDNYDDPKAITKDKSSGWDSEGGYEPAPPVPEKRFDLEEESVSGAGPPDSGLMTTSITSASSGKGPSSPRSPHLNARSSMTGSVPSPTSPHSIGTVSDRPPSTEIQAALAISGRTPANEEMPYMTPPLHHAGIEIASQQNFSGDSQDSRGYTSISVREPLAAIKAQTQGSAAPQPSAATQPLEGEGYYMTVSDDSADEMYACIYEGTRGVGSETYAQIEPRSTPPPPPPPMPSPPHAPSTPSPLSTRGGSQPPPAPPSVDSLRHVVHSRQASSSSAASTVMGSPGAEKRGTRSPLPPLPQGDTSLYSGPSPQPPHSPPRSVPPIERPTQRALEEMYAKVMKKQRPGHSRGDSSGGGGESDAGSVSSSRRGSMDIGGARWGSHASSPPTTPRQSVDLGSMTRSLVETRNHEVVTSISRAKSYEKTGVWGNTTQHSQPTLPNPNYEIIPQLPTNFYSGGSDPGYETVKNSEPPYASVERPEENYPGYETVKQTSDIESEPGYETLKHREYEPGYETVTGEAKLQSSEPGYETVSHDKNQEDDEPGYETVTHHRAEASDPGYEIVKGKLTSEFGDPGYEELQGAIHHTRTTSENDPNYEQLKFTSWQSSDGDVEPGYEVVKVENESTYEFVRDYDTQENYPPYEKIDKPLKNISQQDTPLYASVQKASTSPEKKQALDKNSEVESLRAVGLLESDLDSYFIPPINGKDLKEAITEDSEEDRDLPLPLKKPESLPLSSPERKSPSLKSPDKVSLSSVKSLNGSPIAPRSPKDSPVAPRSPEESPLALRSPEGSPPAPRSPRESPPALRSPKETPPLPRSPKESPSALRSPKGTPPAPRSPKESPTLRNPKISPPSVKITNVTPPSSRSSSESPPDSPPVVNNGTGSPPLVKSPNGSPPMVKSPKGSPPLMKSPDKVSPPPPLMESPDKGSPPPLMKSPDKGSPPPLMKSPDMGSPPLMKSPDKESPPPLMKSPDKASPPPLMKSPDKESTPLMKSPDKGSPPLVKSPDKESPPLMKSPDKVSPPPLMKSPDKVSPPPLMKSPDKVSPPPLMKSPDKVSPPPLMKSPDKVSPPLMKSPDKVSSPPLMKSPDKGSPLLMSPDIEPPPLMTSSDKETPPMMKSPSPDMDSPPMMNSAKVSPPLVESLDQALKDSQMVQTPDGETPPLTRSPSPDIEFSPMVRFSDRPSSPLAKSPDENIHFPEVISSEGEITSSVVSSAPKVSPSPESSVETKTLVLIVGSDTEPSLQQEEIINKEVSPTEASHFSQPSTSRLESPDKQSSQPLVHDVEETVSSLEGTIREQTFSMLNENRNEIISTSLDEDEILPPQPPTPERETSPVAFSSLGSVDLPAPLLVEEAENQPQETVNPLYMLDNLHNDIQQESAPLVEDVSTTEHVSSSGMCSDLPPLPPPVMDDDDSAFTNDLPPPLPEASPLMPRTSTLCEDTPPPPLVPPSDVEGLDELLNLANMGSSSSGSTAGQPGSIHGSSEKDSDSPQESDGVHMEAAITADELPPPPPLSEPSEPGTEHDSDEELDNSVSSGYECGFTAGGITVTVNPTVDVEEQPDSPVHVPPSSETSQAAPPSPIVAAAIGTSSGGSQSSSSGSGSQDTGSGSIESVVTVECAVGDTGVHGRQQSSDSSSPESRHLDPHEQITEV